A region of the Penicillium psychrofluorescens genome assembly, chromosome: 6 genome:
ATCAAACCCCAGAATTATATCATAGCACTCAGATTGAAATTGCATGCACTCCATTCGCAAAAAAGGGTTGTTAACAAAAAAAGGTAGGTTCAACACAGATGCATCGCCTCTTTCAGGCCACGAAACCACCGTAGCATCCTGGAGTCGGGCATCACACAAAAGAAACCCGGGCCCCCCTGTCTTCGCCTTTccttttttgcttttcttttcatccaTGTATGCCTCCCCGTCGCTGGCAGAAACTTTTTCTATTTTAGCAACAGTGAGCGTGAAGCATCCCCCATTAATCGACGCCGAAGAAAACCATCACTCCGTAGGTGAAGGGGTTTACTTGCGCATCGAGGACGCCCTCCGCTTGCGGAGCTCGTCAcgcttggccttctcctcgtgGACACGGTTGGCCAGGAGCTTGGCGTAGTCGTTACTATTCGAATGTTAGAAGATCCCAGTAGAGGGGGAAGGTATGTCTTACGCAGCCTCGCGGGCAGCCTCAGCGCGGCGGCGCTTGATGGCGATCCTGTGACGCTTGCGCTGCAGGCGCTGGGGAGTGACCAGACGCTGGATGTTGGGGGCCTTGGTGTAGtccttcttgccctccttggAGACAGTGCGGCGGATGACGAACTGGCGGACATCGTCCTTCTTGTCGAGACCGAAGAAGCGGCGGATCTTGGTGGCACGCTTGGGGCCCAGGCGCTTGGGAACGACGGTGTCGGTCAGGCCGGGgagctcgccctcgccctgcTTGACGATGGCCAGAGCCAGGACGGCAAGGTCCTGACCGGTGATACCACCGCGGATGGActtgcgcttgcgctcaCCGGTGCGGCGGGGGCGGTAGCAGCTGTGGCCGTCGGCGAGGAGCAGACGGGTACGGGTGGGGAGGAGGACTGTGGGCAATTGTGAGTTTTTGCTTCTGTGTGTGATTGTGGTGGTTAAGAATTTCGAGTCGGGAACGTACCACCCTGCTTCATGGGGAAACCTGTTTGTCGAGAATTCTAGTTAGCCACCTGATTCTGTATTTTTTTTGGTCCAAAATTCATCCAAGAGTGGTCGTACCTTGCTTGTCGTTACCGCCGGTGATCTTGAACAGGTAGCCCTTGAACTCATCGCCGAGCGAGTCACCGACAACCTAAACCAAATAAGAATCCCAATCAGCCAATGTTCCATTTCGTAGCCATGTGCGTTTTTGTGCGTATGCCAGTGGCACGATGATATAGGTCGGGGTTGAAGGGGGGGATGCTGACTTCGGTGCCCATGCGCTTCTCCATGAAGGGACGGAGCTTGCGCTCATCGTCGACCTCGATAATTTTCTGCGACCCATTGGCCGGGTAGGAGATGTTGAGCTTCATCTTGACGGGGGTTGCGCGGTCAAGACGGTAGCGCAGGTGTTGGTCGACAAAGTGTAGCGGTCGAAGGAGAGAATGCTTGGACTATTTTTTCGGGCCTGCGGGTCACCGTGTTGTGCGAGCCCTGGTCACGTGTGTAGGGTTCTTATGTCAGCGTCGCTTAGATGTGTGTGGAGTCATGTGATTTTATCAACCACCTGGTTTAGTCACGGTCGCTGATACCTCAGGCCCCAGAGTAATAAGATCAGCATCTTGGTCTCCGAGTGTTTCTATATCGTCCATCTTCTGCCCGTGATGGTCATTGAGATAAGCGAGTGTTTGCTATCGGCTCTACTTATGGTTTGTAGGACGAGAGTATGTATGTCAATTATTGGGGATGTATGTATGAACggcgaggagctgggcgTGATGGACGTACCCCATACTAATATTCTACGGGTAAATATTTTTTAGATTCTAGTAGAATCTAAACATAATGTCTAATGCTATATACATCGTGGTTTCTACTCCGTGAGTTTCCCCTCTACATCACCCGGTTGTCTTGGTCCAGAAGTTCTTTGACCGAAGTGGCCCAATATATATATGTGGGTAGATAGTGAACTACCAAACCGACATATCTCATTAGAGAAATAATTGATAAACATTGAGAAAATCGAATTGGGAAAGTCCACTACGCCTTCCTTGCATTCTCCCCTTGGATCACCTAATGTATGTGTCGACACCTTTAGGAGCTAGGGCGGGCTGGGTTGCCGACGGAGCGCGAAACTCCCCGCAATCTCCCCGCAGGGCCTCCGCGGCAATTTTTCTCCGCGTACTTTTTTATCTTTTGTTCTCAACATGAAGTTCCAATTGTTTAGATATGTCTAGCTCTCCAGGACGGATTGTGAGGAGAAACCGAGCCTGTCAACTCTGCAGGTCGAGAAAGGTAAACTAGTCCCCTTTCCACCAATGCACTGCTCTACACACCTCGCCTGGCTAACACTTGGAGATCCTCCTAGGTCAAATGTGACGGACTACGGCCAATATGTGGCATTTGTCGCTCTCAAGGCCGATCATGCACTTACGAGCAAGACAAACGTCAGAAC
Encoded here:
- a CDS encoding uncharacterized protein (ID:PFLUO_009397-T1.cds;~source:funannotate), with the protein product MKLNISYPANGSQKIIEVDDERKLRPFMEKRMGTEVVGDSLGDEFKGYLFKITGGNDKQGFPMKQGVLLPTRTRLLLADGHSCYRPRRTGERKRKSIRGGITGQDLAVLALAIVKQGEGELPGLTDTVVPKRLGPKRATKIRRFFGLDKKDDVRQFVIRRTVSKEGKKDYTKAPNIQRLVTPQRLQRKRHRIAIKRRRAEAAREAANDYAKLLANRVHEEKAKRDELRKRRASSMRK